TAGAGCAATCTGGCATAAAATGCATTGAAACGCAAGAAAAAAACATCGATGAAGCATTAAAAATGATTAATTAGGAGGTGTGGTATGCCATTTGGAGATGGAAGAGGACCACTTTGGGCTAGCGATAGCACATATGCACCAAGATGGTACGGAAGAGGCTTGGGCAGAGGTTTAGGTAGAGGAAGAGGTTTTTGGGCAAGAGGATTTGGCTGGGGTTTTCGATCATATGGCGCTAACTATGATAAAGAGCTATTAGAAGAAGAAAAACGCTACCTCCAAGATCGCTTAAAGGAAATTGACTCTTTGCTTAACCGCTAAGTATTTCTAAAGAAGGCGAGATCGCCTTCTTTAGAATAAATTAAATTTCACGCTAAACATAGGCATATCGCATTTAATAAATAAAGAGGTTTGCTGATAAAGTTTTTCTATACCACTTTC
The sequence above is drawn from the Desulfurella sp. genome and encodes:
- a CDS encoding DUF5320 family protein; translated protein: MPFGDGRGPLWASDSTYAPRWYGRGLGRGLGRGRGFWARGFGWGFRSYGANYDKELLEEEKRYLQDRLKEIDSLLNR